The sequence below is a genomic window from Pangasianodon hypophthalmus isolate fPanHyp1 chromosome 27, fPanHyp1.pri, whole genome shotgun sequence.
AGTTCTTAGGTAGCCTATCATGCATCTTAGCTACATTAGACTTTTATGCTAACATAATAACTTCTGTTAGTACACACAGTTGAGGGTTTCATTGTGATCAATTTGTTTTACTGTGACAAGTGACAAGGCTATAAaagtgaaggaggagaagagagaatgCTAATGGGCTAATTAGCAATGAAAAGCTAATAAGCTAATGATATGACAGGTTTTATGGAATATGGAAGGCCTCTGCTGTGAGCTCTACACTGCTCTCAAAACACATTTCTGACCTTTTGATACTCTAGCAACTTTTATGGGTAGGTTCAGATGAGCACCTTCAAACATGGAGTAAAGTCACTAAACCGGGGTGCCCAGTTTGGGTCTCAGGGGGCcatactgttaaaaaaatactagaATTTTACAGGTATTTACAGGTAAGTGTTAAAGACTAAACATGTCGAGTACTATGAAATGTACTATGAGGGTGAAGTACTGAGAAATGCAATGCATCCTGAATATTTAGCTGCAAAGACGTCATTCATGgctaatatttcatttcagtcaGGACCAGTTGAGCATCAGTGTTAAGACTTAAAATGCTCCATCAGTAAGTTAGATCTTGAAATGAAATACTGGATCTAGTTATAAAAATCAGCTAGATACGAATTAGCTAGATATGAAATTTAGCTAGATACGAATTAGCTAGATATGAAATGTATTCTTTATAAGGTGCTGTTTACACCAGTAGTGAATATCCAAATTGGTTATACGTTGGTTATTGTTGTAGCTTGAATATAACTAGCTAGTCACCTAAAAAAGATAATATGTGGCACGTTTGGCAAGTTCACTATTAGTTCATTATTAGCTATTAGTGCTGTTTTGCATAAGTACTGAGtttcagctttgtttttttttttgtttttttttaaatatcctgGTTTTAGCCGCAGAGTCCACATGTTAGTACTACAATTGTCATTAATAATTTACTGAGATGAAAAGTCACAGTCGTCATATTCATTGTTTTCCATGTTATTTTCCATGTTGAAAATTTATCACTAAagaaacaggtttttttttcaattttaaataaaaaaatttaataaagaataattttAAGTGTATAGAAATTGTACACACATGTATAAACATATACAATGTACATAATGTAACTGTCTATTTAACTTTTAGGTAAATATTTTAGAattgaataaagaaaaacaaaatgtacattttatgtgGCTTACAGTCAGTTTTGGGCAACAGTTGCAGGTAAATTACTGTTGATTTACAGCTGAATACTGTATAAATAGTACAgtataacaaaataaaagtacatATACTGTGCTGCTATACAGTtaacagtaaatattttttgaCAGTGCAGAGTACAGTacatctttttctctttgtattatagcagatactgtatataactgtgctGACCAGAATTGTTGTTTTGAATGgatttaagtgtgtgtttgtaggaaACAACCAGGGAATATCAAGACAGAGTAAACTGTCATCACTGTTAATGCCCTTGCTATATGCTAATTTTCTGATGGGATTTTCTAGCTGCAGTGAAACTCTATGAGAGAGGGAGTAACATGAGTCACATGATTCAGATCCTATGACTTGATGGCAATGTACTCCAGGACTATTTCTAGACAGAAGCACGTTCAGATATTCATTGTTGGATGACTCctatgattttatatttatgatttatgctGTCCTGTATTAACTCCACATATTAATgtctaataaatatattttaatcacatttatatGTAGCACCAATTCAAAACAAAGCCCGGCCCTGAACATTTAACTTTACATGTACTGTACAAGGTTCTTAAACagcaaaagaatgaaagaggCTTCACTCTCATGTGACTGGATCACCGTTTCACCTCCATAAAAAGTAAGAAGAGTTTGCATAGTAGTCAGGTTATGCATGTCAGAAGCTAGCACGCAGAGCTTTCCACTTAAAGACTTTGTAAACAGAAACACTGCTTTCCATTATTGTTTGACTGAATGATAGCAGGGCACTGTGTATTGACTTTTACAGAGAATGAAGGATGGATGAAGAAAAAGAGATCTCAgcagactttttttaaattggcatTACATAAAACATCCCTAtccatatttatttttcaaggtgtatatttattatagttgCTATcttgaaattgaaattaaaattcatGAAAGCATGAGAATATATTGCTTTTTGTTATATAAAGCATTGTGACAATGGCATACAGCCCAGGATGATCTTAGCCATAAATcaaagataaaaacagaatatccCTAGTGGGTTTGCATTTGTTATTACATCCCCTGAGATAAGACCAGAGTTCAATTTTGCCCTTATAAAGGGTCCAAGCCATCTGGGAATGTCTTCCAATCTGGTCCACAGGATATTtgtctttgtatttgtattggaGGGGGTGAGTTTTGATACTTTCGTCTGTTACCATGGGTTGATTGCCATAAAAACATTGGAAAGCCATGAGGACAAGCGGTTTATTTAATGAAGCATGACAGGTGTGTACAGATGAATTCTAAGTAAGTAAAAGACAATCAGGCACAGGAAGGTCACCCCGGAATAAATATGTCTTTTAATATGTGGCTAATCTTGTGTTGCATgtgcaacaaaaacacaaagttttCTCTCATCCGTATGtcttcaatatttaatatttctttaattctacctgtgtttattatatatcaAAATGGATAACTGATTATATTTAGCAATACAATAGACACCTGTTCTggttattcatttaaatgaagtCTAAAAGTaatagaacaagaaaaaaattagaaatgagAAAGAAGTTTGCACcttataataacacattttgggATTTTGGTTATTTGCAAATTAGATGCCTTTCACCGAGGAGCCAATAAACTAAATCTAGCAAACcacagctttattcctaatctcttaAGATAGCATGACGATACAAATTAGCTTGCATGTTAATAACTAGCTGTaccaataaatacaaaaagcaaacttatatttccttatttccttatatttatttaggtATTGTGCTTGCATGTGTACATTCACATATGGTCAATCATATGTGGAATGTGTACTTTGAGGTATCATTCTCCTATCAGCTGTTGTTGTCACATGTTTGAGTTTAGATTTGTCtggaattttaaataaatgcttgatGCTgtctgatgcaaaaaaaaaaagtcaccacgtgatttccaaaaatacattatatggccaagagtatgtggacacctgaccatcacacccatatgtggttcatctccaaactgttaccacaaagctGAAGGCATACAATtgagcatgacaatacccctgtgcacaaagtgaggcccatgaagacatggtttgctaaggttggagtggaaaaactcaagtgtcctgcacagagccctgacctcaaccctaatgaacatctttgggatgaactggaacaccgactgcaccccaggcctcctcacccaacatcagtgcctgacctcattaaggctcttgtggttgaatgaacacaaatccccacagccacgctccaaaatctagtggaaagccttcccagaagagtggagcttattataacagcaaaagggtgaccaactttggaatgggatgtttgaaaagcacatatgggtatcaAGTGTAAACATACTTATTGCCATACAATGTACAAGATTAGAGAGTAATCGATCTGTTTAAATCTGTTAAAATACAGTGAGTAAATGTCAGAAGTcttaagtgaaataaaaattctaGCAATGTACTGCGATACTGAAGTTAATGTACTTAATTATTCTCCCTCTTTTGTCTGCAGTCTGTCCATGCACGTGTGTCACGGCTGCTTCCGCAGACAGGTTAATCCACACCGCTGTGCCCAGTGCAAGTTTGCCCATTACTGTGACCGCACATGCCAGCGAGCTGCCTGGGAGGAGCACAAGCAGGAGTGTGCCGCCATCAAACAGCGTGGCAAGGCACCCAGTGAGAATGTGCGGTGAGTAGAGGTTCTATACTGAGATGCATGAGAGACCAACAAGGCATCcgtccattcatccatccattcatccatccatccatctgtctgaaACCAAACATCATCTCATGATATCAGATTCATAGGAATTTGCATGTGCAAAAAGTTACCAAAAGTTATTGGAAGGAGTAGGTTTAGAGAGAAGGACTGGCGAATCTGTCTTTGAGCCCATATACGAAATTCATAAGGACAGTTCTGAAGAGCTTGTATAGTTGTACTCAAAGAGGTCCATTTTTCTGTCAATATATCTCATGTTAGCCATGTTGCTGACATCAACAGTAAAgactataaacatttatgaatgtgaaaaaaatcacctcagaaatcctgtcaggttaggtTATGTTAGCTATCTGGCTAATTTTGgcattaaatgaacatttataaatatgactttccttcagaaattctgtcaggttagcttatgcTAACTAGCTTTCTAGAATTAGCAGTAAACATTATTAATCTTTAggaatatgacttaaaaatcccCCAGGTTAGTCTATGTTAGCAAACTTTGTAGAATTAGCAATaaagattatgaacatttatgaatatgacttccCTTAAGAAGTCTTGCCAGAACATTTATGCATCTGacttaaaaatcacagaaatcctgtcaagttagcttatgttagctaTGTTCTAGCATCAGCAGGAAAGATTATGTGTGTTTAATGAATACAATTTTCCCTCAGAAATCATTCgaagttattttttgtttataaagatATTATAGACTGTAAAGATTATAAACATATGACATATGACCTATGATATAAAAATCCACACAGAAATCCAGTCACATTATCTTATGTTAGCTAACTTTCTAGCGGTAGCAGTAAAGATgatgaacatttatttattaccttCCTGCAGAAAtcttgtcaggttagcttattTTATCTACCTTGCTACCATTAGCAGCAAAGCTTATGAATGATTTTccctcagaaatcctgtcagattagcttaTCTTAGCTATCTGGCTAATTTTGGCAGTAATCCTTATGAGATGCATTTATGCATATGACATAAAAATCCACTcggaaatcctgtcaggttttATCTTTAACGATGTTAGCTATCGTCCTAACATAAGCAGTAgagattatgaacatttatgattATGACTTTATCTCAGAAATTAGcttagcttatgttagctaTTACAACTATGCTATGTTAAAACTATgtcacacaacacatcaaattaCGAACATAATAACTTGGTATGGGTGTGTATTGTCATTCTGGAAAATGTTCCTGTATGTTTTAAGGTTCAGTGTCAGGTTTTCCTTTCAGTCTGGCGGCACGAGCTCTATGGCGCATGCAGAAACACAAGGGAAAAATCTTCGACACACAGCTCACAACTCTAGACCTCTTGGAGGACCACATCTCTGCAATGACCCCAGAGGACCTTAAACAGCTCAAAGTGGATGTTGACAACTTCCAGGACTACTGGCAAGGCAACAGCAAGCAGTATAGCACAGACTACGTCTCACATATCTTTGGTGTGGTAGGCACGCCTTCACTGTCCACCTGCAAACTCTATAATAAAAACGACAACATAATACACAGCATATAAACTATAAGACTGGTGGAATGCTATACCTACACATTTGTACTGCTTCATATCTGTATTTCCTTTTCAGATCAACTGCAATGCCTTCACTCTGAGTGACCAGCGTGGGCTCCAGGCAGTCGGAGTGGGCCTTTTTCCTAACCTCTGTCTGGTCAACCATGACTGCTGGCCCAACTGTACAGTCATCCTCAATCATGGCAGGTGAGAAGACCTGACAAGACTTCTGTagtatgtttatttaattgtgtAATATTAACAATTTTCCAAGTTTTTCAAGTCAGGTAGTGTGAATGAACTAAATAAATAGTTGTCTAGATCTACTGGTGTACAACCATGTTCTTTATTACAGAATACCTATgcttataaatatatgaatgtaACAAACAGGACAACAAGACAGGACTTTCAGTTCCTGAGGCGTTTCAGTAAATtgtggctgaaaaaaaattgtacatttgtatgGTTTACTTAAGAAATCTAGTACCCGGTCTAGCTAAGCAAGTGAAATGACATTTAAATCATGTTGCTCTGTAGTCGACTGTGATCTGGCCTCTTGCCTTCTGCCTTCTCTTCCAGTCAGACAGCTCTGGACTCAGCTTTACACTCTCAGAGGAGGTAGGCTAGTGGAGTGTAACTGAATTTTAACCTTTAAGTTTAAATTGGTCTGTATGTGACATTTATGAAACTTAATCTCTGCAGTGGTGTTAATGTTACTAAACTGAATGGCTAGTGTAAAGTAAAAtgataatttatattaattaaagcatTTAAGGACTTTCAATTTAGCCTTATATGGTTTGATTTTGGGATTTGCATTAGACGCATTGCAATTTGTTTTTTGGAAATATGTGTACAGATTGAATAGAGTTGTATGCTTTGGAAGCACGGATCATTATTTTACGTCTGGTTAAGCATATTTTTATGCATCATGCTTGTGTTCAATGTATTTTTTCTACAACATATAACCTCAGATCCCCATGAAAGCATGCATTTACAACTCAAAACATTAGTGTATCAACTGACAATAATGTTCTCCTATGTAATGCTTCATCTAAaacttctttctcttcctctaaCCCTTTCCTCTGACAATGTCACTGTTCTGTCCTGATGGTAGGATTGAGCTGCGCGCCTTAGAAAAGATCCCAGAAGGTGTCGAGTTGACGGTCAGCTATGTGGACTTCTTAAACTTATCCAAAGATCGTCAGAAGCTACTCAAGAAGCAGTATTACTTTGACTGTAAGTGCGAGCACTGCAGCAATGGCATCAAGGACGACCTCATGATGGCAGTGAAAGAGACAGAAGGCAAAAAGGTGGGGTCATTACTAACATATTGTCTATACTGACATATTGGTAAAAATCAGTTTAGGAACGCTATAATGTCttatattgatttattgaattggattggtcagaaggtagtTCCATCTGGAGTTCAAATGAaagatattaattaaaacactctttctaatatgttatcatttctatcgtaacagctcattcacaagcaCTTGTATAGCAAACACTCTACAAAATCTTAGTCTGatcataaatggatttttaaaatgtgtggttatttaacaaaacaaatatataatcattgatatggtgaagctttctgtaaggacgtttatttgatgtttatggaaggagtttgcAGTTTCAGCAGTCTTGGGTTTTCTGATAGAGAGACTGttgagggaatgattgtttatagctgctatattgtATGTGATAACTAGAATACatagttaaatgtaactataaatggataaaaaagtatgacatgttctttaataaaccaagacttgtaactgttggcaggttgctgtgatataagaggaataaaaacacatccAGGCTTACTGttttttcctatagcagcatacCCAGTCATTTTATGTTCCTTACATAGACCTAATATTATAAAAAGTTAATCAAATCTCTTCAAAAAATTTCTAAGAGCTCAgatctgctttttttaaaatgattattaattattatatttattacaataatataattattaattattataataatacaatgTCATGAAGGTATCAATCTTACTAGGAATTTTTTGGAACGTCTCATATTTTTTCTGAGCTCTCACTAATGTCATATTGGTAAGTTTTTCTTAAAACCctgcattttaaaaaggaaTTAAGACCATATTTTGTTAAGAAGAGAAATATATCTGTGAGATacatcctaaaaaaaaatggagttaAATCAATGACATAATTCAGTTAAGAACAAGACCATGTCAAACCATTACACCATGTTAAGGCTTTAAGTAAGTCTTATGGTTATGTTTGGGATGTGATTTTATCTCAGTTTCTCTACTGAATCCTCAGCCTTCGGCCGAGCTGGTGAAGGAGGTCACAGACTTTAGTGTGGAGGCTTTGGCCAAAATTGAGCAAGCTCGCATGGAGGGAAACTTTCATGAGGTAATCTGTATCAAAAAGTTTTAACTGCCATATATAACAAGTACATAAGAAGCAGGCGCTTAATACAGTGGTGCCTGgtaatagataaaataaataatacagcaCGACTGATAAATAGACAATGCACACTATAATGAAGATAGATTGTAAAAAAATTGTTCCAGGCCAAGAGAAGTTAAGTGAGAAAAAAGAATTTAGATTTTCAATAATTTTGAATTTGTATAGTTGGTTAAAATATGTGTGACAGTCTGGGTAAACGCTTTACATGGTGAAATTCTCTACTATATTTAGTTCTGAAAACTAGAGGCttttctgattattttgctGAAATATCTTTAGAAGTATATTTTGGTCATATCTCAATCATAAGGCAAaaatgaaaagggagaaaattacattgaaaaaaatattattcccATCATGTAACAGTCGTCCgtggctgggagccaagggagcaaaatagGTTTTCTAGCTGGGAGGGGtgttactctctcccctgtcaatcacagcaacgcTAGCTAATTATGGccatctatgagctcatgtatgaggaagagggtagatagcgctttacTTTGAGGGTGTTGCTGGCTTCAAGTGTCTCTGAGCAAGCACTTGTGTTAGCCTTCGCCCTCCTCGGTttgtagctgtcatatgataggggagagctggatAGTGGACAGGAATTTTCAGGTGAcaaaactgaatgaaaaaaaaaaaaatcgacatTCTACTTGAATGAGAGACAACAACGCACTAATTGAATAAATGCAACTGTTCTtgatttttgtaatttt
It includes:
- the smyd1a gene encoding histone-lysine N-methyltransferase SMYD1a isoform X1, coding for MTLQKMDAVEVFAAGEKGRGLRTTKEMKPGEVVFAEASFAAVVFDSLSMHVCHGCFRRQVNPHRCAQCKFAHYCDRTCQRAAWEEHKQECAAIKQRGKAPSENVRLAARALWRMQKHKGKIFDTQLTTLDLLEDHISAMTPEDLKQLKVDVDNFQDYWQGNSKQYSTDYVSHIFGVINCNAFTLSDQRGLQAVGVGLFPNLCLVNHDCWPNCTVILNHGSQTALDSALHSQRRIELRALEKIPEGVELTVSYVDFLNLSKDRQKLLKKQYYFDCKCEHCSNGIKDDLMMAVKETEGKKPSAELVKEVTDFSVEALAKIEQARMEGNFHEVVKICRECLEKQEPVLAETHLYLLHVFKVISEVLSYQQSFQEAAEYAGRMVESYMKLYHPNNAQLGMAIMRAGVTHWHAGLIEAAHGLICKAYAILMVTHGPHHPITKDLEAMRTQTEMELRMFKENEYVYHTMREAALTSRHTATSLLKSK
- the smyd1a gene encoding histone-lysine N-methyltransferase SMYD1a isoform X2 — protein: MTLQKMDAVEVFAAGEKGRGLRTTKEMKPGEVVFAEASFAAVVFDSLSMHVCHGCFRRQVNPHRCAQCKFAHYCDRTCQRAAWEEHKQECAAIKQRGKAPSENVRLAARALWRMQKHKGKIFDTQLTTLDLLEDHISAMTPEDLKQLKVDVDNFQDYWQGNSKQYSTDYVSHIFGVINCNAFTLSDQRGLQAVGVGLFPNLCLVNHDCWPNCTVILNHGRIELRALEKIPEGVELTVSYVDFLNLSKDRQKLLKKQYYFDCKCEHCSNGIKDDLMMAVKETEGKKPSAELVKEVTDFSVEALAKIEQARMEGNFHEVVKICRECLEKQEPVLAETHLYLLHVFKVISEVLSYQQSFQEAAEYAGRMVESYMKLYHPNNAQLGMAIMRAGVTHWHAGLIEAAHGLICKAYAILMVTHGPHHPITKDLEAMRTQTEMELRMFKENEYVYHTMREAALTSRHTATSLLKSK